In Sphingomonas sp. PAMC26645, one DNA window encodes the following:
- the rnhA gene encoding ribonuclease HI, producing the protein MTDEAPVSITKVEIFTDGACKGNPGSGGWGAVIRMGAHEKELSGGETPTTNNRMEMTAAIEALNALTRPCAVTLYTDSKYVMDGLTKWVKGWQRNGWKTADKKPVKNAELWHALLAAVARHKIEWQWVKGHAGHPENERADKLASDAAVAAGRK; encoded by the coding sequence ATGACTGACGAAGCTCCCGTTTCCATCACCAAGGTCGAGATCTTCACCGACGGCGCGTGCAAGGGCAATCCGGGGTCCGGCGGCTGGGGCGCGGTGATCCGCATGGGCGCGCATGAGAAGGAATTGTCGGGCGGCGAGACGCCGACGACCAACAACCGGATGGAGATGACCGCGGCGATCGAGGCGCTCAACGCGCTGACCCGGCCGTGCGCGGTGACGCTGTATACCGACAGCAAATACGTGATGGACGGCCTCACCAAGTGGGTGAAGGGCTGGCAGCGCAACGGCTGGAAGACCGCCGACAAGAAGCCGGTGAAGAACGCCGAGCTGTGGCACGCGCTGCTCGCGGCGGTGGCGCGGCACAAGATCGAGTGGCAGTGGGTCAAGGGTCACGCCGGCCATCCGGAAAACGAGCGGGCGGACAAGCTGGCGAGCGACGCGGCCGTCGCGGCCGGACGCAAGTAG
- a CDS encoding FAD-dependent oxidoreductase — protein sequence MRGLTVTGVYDIAIVGAGMAGASLSAAIGSQAWVLVLEAEDAPGYHATGRSAAFWSETYGGPDIQPLTTASGPLLQAGGHLAPLGSLHIGRAEDESAMDAFLAEFASSDVRLDRVDPSAFVPGLRSEWTLGVQEATCAYIDVAALHAESIATARRAGADFVTDATFAGATRDGGIWTIDTTAGTFQARTIVDAAGAWADDVAVRAGVRPLGLQAYRRTMVQLRTDPGAPDGMPHVADLGGRFYFKPEPGGRLWLSPHDETPTDPCDAAPEEIDVAIAIDRFEQVVDWRVAAVERRWAGLRTFAPDRLPIYGFDRDVPGFFWCAGQGGFGIQTAPAAALLAASLLLGVSPDPAVAAIDAARYSPGRF from the coding sequence GTGCGCGGCCTGACGGTGACGGGCGTGTACGACATCGCGATCGTCGGCGCGGGCATGGCGGGGGCAAGCCTGTCCGCGGCGATCGGGTCGCAGGCGTGGGTGCTCGTCCTGGAGGCGGAGGACGCGCCGGGCTATCACGCGACGGGTCGCTCGGCGGCCTTTTGGTCGGAAACTTACGGCGGGCCGGATATCCAGCCGCTGACCACCGCGTCCGGGCCATTGTTGCAGGCAGGCGGCCATCTGGCTCCGTTGGGCTCGCTCCACATCGGCCGCGCCGAAGACGAATCGGCGATGGACGCGTTCCTCGCCGAGTTCGCGAGTAGCGACGTGCGGCTGGATCGAGTCGATCCTTCCGCTTTCGTGCCCGGACTGCGTTCCGAATGGACGCTTGGCGTACAGGAAGCGACCTGTGCCTATATCGACGTTGCCGCGCTTCATGCCGAAAGCATTGCCACGGCGCGCCGCGCCGGTGCGGACTTCGTCACCGATGCCACGTTTGCCGGAGCGACGCGCGATGGCGGGATCTGGACGATCGACACGACGGCCGGCACGTTCCAGGCGCGGACGATCGTCGACGCAGCGGGCGCCTGGGCCGATGACGTCGCAGTACGCGCGGGCGTCCGTCCGCTCGGGTTGCAGGCCTATCGCCGGACGATGGTGCAACTCCGCACCGATCCCGGCGCGCCTGACGGGATGCCGCATGTCGCCGATCTTGGCGGTCGCTTCTATTTTAAGCCCGAACCCGGCGGTCGGCTGTGGCTGAGCCCGCACGACGAGACGCCGACGGACCCGTGCGACGCCGCGCCTGAGGAGATCGATGTCGCGATCGCGATCGATCGGTTCGAGCAGGTCGTCGACTGGCGAGTCGCCGCCGTCGAGCGACGCTGGGCTGGCCTGCGCACGTTCGCGCCCGATCGCCTGCCGATCTATGGTTTCGACCGCGACGTGCCTGGCTTCTTCTGGTGCGCGGGGCAAGGGGGCTTCGGTATCCAGACCGCCCCCGCCGCGGCGTTGCTCGCCGCCAGCCTGCTGCTCGGCGTCAGTCCCGACCCGGCAGTCGCAGCGATCGACGCCGCACGGTATTCGCCCGGGCGGTTCTAG
- a CDS encoding alpha/beta hydrolase produces the protein MTTDPSAVRRTIPDEARIGYWTAPDGWKLRRFDWPAQSPRGRMLFQTGRGDIFEKYLETFAHLHASGWSVTAFDWRGQGGSGRLSSDPHVGHASDYRVFDADLAAFWSDWSVEEAGHGLPRVILGHSMGGMMVMRALADRTIAPDAAILVAPMIGLKAPFGAAFSATIARWIASRGDPARAAWRSNERPGSVASRQSLLTHDADRYGDEGWWQAAHPDLVLGPPSWAWLAQGFAGAAALASDPRVESIEAPVLMLIAEADKLVDPRAALRLAARLRNAQVVRFGPESAHEILREADGVRNRALSAIDSFLAACAA, from the coding sequence ATGACGACCGATCCGTCAGCGGTGCGTCGGACGATTCCGGACGAGGCGCGCATCGGCTATTGGACCGCGCCCGACGGCTGGAAGCTGCGCCGATTCGACTGGCCGGCACAGTCACCGCGCGGGCGGATGCTGTTCCAGACGGGGCGCGGCGATATTTTCGAGAAGTATCTCGAGACGTTCGCGCATCTGCACGCATCGGGGTGGTCGGTGACGGCGTTCGACTGGCGCGGGCAGGGCGGGTCCGGGCGTTTGTCGAGCGACCCGCATGTCGGGCATGCGAGCGACTACCGGGTGTTCGATGCCGACCTTGCGGCGTTCTGGTCGGATTGGAGCGTGGAGGAGGCGGGCCACGGCCTGCCACGGGTGATACTCGGCCATTCGATGGGCGGGATGATGGTGATGCGCGCGCTTGCCGATCGCACGATCGCGCCCGATGCGGCGATTCTGGTCGCGCCGATGATCGGGTTGAAGGCACCGTTCGGGGCGGCGTTCAGCGCAACGATTGCGCGGTGGATCGCGAGTCGAGGCGACCCTGCGCGTGCGGCGTGGCGCAGCAACGAGCGGCCGGGATCGGTCGCCTCGCGCCAGTCGCTTTTGACGCACGACGCCGATCGCTACGGCGACGAAGGCTGGTGGCAGGCGGCGCATCCCGACCTCGTGCTGGGGCCACCGAGCTGGGCGTGGCTCGCACAGGGGTTCGCGGGCGCTGCGGCGCTGGCGAGCGATCCGCGGGTGGAGTCGATCGAGGCGCCCGTGCTGATGCTGATTGCGGAGGCCGACAAGCTGGTCGATCCGCGTGCTGCGCTCCGGCTCGCGGCGCGGTTGCGCAATGCGCAGGTCGTTCGCTTCGGTCCGGAGTCCGCGCATGAAATCCTGCGCGAGGCGGACGGCGTGCGAAATCGGGCGCTGTCGGCGATCGATTCGTTCCTGGCTGCGTGCGCGGCCTGA
- a CDS encoding prepilin peptidase codes for MGWNIALPILILVLGGLLVSAGIQDARTREIANWKTAAVAMLAPLWWYANGLDPWPDMALQVGVALIVFALFLLAFHFGMMGGGDVKLIVALSLWLPFPAFLSMLMVMSIVGGLVTLVMMIEHRAKKNAGHIEVPYGVAIAIAGLLALREPLLNQFQ; via the coding sequence ATGGGATGGAACATTGCTCTTCCAATTTTGATTCTGGTGCTCGGCGGCCTGCTGGTCTCGGCGGGTATCCAGGATGCGCGGACGCGGGAGATCGCGAACTGGAAGACCGCTGCGGTCGCTATGCTGGCGCCGCTGTGGTGGTATGCGAACGGACTCGATCCGTGGCCCGACATGGCGCTGCAGGTCGGCGTCGCGCTCATCGTCTTCGCGCTGTTCCTGCTTGCCTTCCACTTCGGCATGATGGGCGGCGGCGACGTTAAGCTGATCGTCGCGCTCTCGCTATGGCTGCCGTTCCCGGCGTTCCTTTCGATGCTGATGGTGATGTCCATCGTCGGCGGCCTCGTCACGCTCGTTATGATGATCGAGCATCGTGCCAAGAAGAACGCCGGACATATCGAGGTCCCCTACGGCGTGGCAATAGCAATCGCTGGCCTTCTCGCGCTGCGCGAACCACTCCTTAACCAGTTTCAGTGA
- the cpaB gene encoding Flp pilus assembly protein CpaB: protein MDTRKIILLVGALIVAAVTAFFARTLIAGSSAPQAGATAIAAPVIDGPEVLVATRSLPVGTILDATALKFQPWPKELVDNAYYLRDKTDLKSLQGTVVRSIITAGQPVTQGALVKPGDRGFLAAALGPGMRAVTVPVSAQAAVAGFVFPGDRIDLVLTQAVRGGGDGDPLKVSETIMRNIRVLATDQRTDNLVGADGKTEVKTFSNVTIEATPKMAEQVALAQTLGSLSLSLRSIADNSAELEEAIASGAVKVPDGTDPKAEKAMLVRVASQPSSGAGSYQTGADVSRYQRSTVPGKASSGEDGRPMQMTSAPQSGGGAPVVVQGPAVRVARGNAVTMVPVGGKN, encoded by the coding sequence ATGGATACACGCAAGATCATTTTGCTGGTCGGCGCGCTTATAGTCGCAGCCGTCACGGCCTTCTTCGCCAGAACGCTAATCGCCGGAAGTTCGGCGCCGCAAGCTGGCGCGACCGCCATCGCCGCGCCGGTCATCGACGGCCCCGAAGTCCTGGTCGCAACGCGCTCGCTCCCGGTCGGCACGATCCTCGACGCCACGGCGCTAAAGTTCCAGCCCTGGCCGAAGGAGCTGGTCGACAACGCCTATTACCTTCGTGACAAGACCGACCTGAAATCGCTCCAGGGCACGGTGGTCCGCAGCATCATCACCGCCGGGCAGCCGGTGACCCAGGGCGCGCTGGTGAAGCCCGGCGATCGAGGGTTCCTCGCCGCGGCACTCGGCCCCGGCATGCGCGCGGTCACCGTCCCCGTCTCGGCACAGGCCGCCGTCGCCGGGTTCGTGTTTCCCGGCGACCGAATCGACCTCGTGCTGACGCAGGCGGTCAGGGGCGGTGGCGACGGCGATCCATTGAAGGTGTCCGAAACGATCATGCGCAACATCCGCGTGCTCGCGACCGATCAGCGGACCGACAATCTGGTCGGTGCGGACGGCAAGACCGAGGTCAAGACGTTCTCCAACGTGACGATCGAGGCGACGCCGAAGATGGCCGAGCAGGTCGCTCTCGCGCAGACGCTCGGCTCGCTGTCGCTGTCACTGCGGTCGATTGCCGACAACTCCGCCGAACTCGAGGAAGCGATCGCGTCCGGCGCGGTGAAGGTACCCGACGGTACCGATCCGAAGGCGGAGAAGGCGATGTTGGTGCGCGTCGCCAGCCAGCCGAGCTCCGGCGCGGGTAGCTATCAGACCGGCGCCGACGTCTCGCGGTACCAGCGCAGCACGGTGCCCGGCAAAGCATCCAGCGGCGAAGACGGTCGTCCTATGCAGATGACAAGTGCGCCGCAGTCCGGTGGCGGGGCACCGGTCGTGGTGCAGGGCCCGGCCGTACGGGTCGCCCGCGGCAATGCGGTGACCATGGTTCCGGTCGGGGGGAAGAATTAA
- a CDS encoding type II and III secretion system protein family protein, with protein MRIAMTRPVGRQMGWPLAVALAAATAAPSVPALAQHAQRAQARTQAAPSGLPVVQVNTGRGRLVTLARPMSDLFVADDTIADVQVRSPTQLYVFGKKTGETTISATAKGGGVVYASTIRVGNNLDSVQQMLGLAMPEAQVVATPMNGLILLTGTVAAPEDAAEAERLVQAFVGDSTKVLSRLKTATPLQVNLQVRIAEVSRSFIKNIGVNIQSRDGTGGFKFGVAQGRGASTQFLPGGTLSTGFTAPTQSGVTQSTLGSTFGLAGKLLGLDLIGAIDLGETIGQVTTLANPNLTALSGETGTFLAGGEIPIPLAQALGTISVEYKQYGISLAYTPTVLSDGRISLRVRPEVSQLDYANAITLSSTRVPGITTRRTETTVELGSGQSMMISGLLSNNNNNSYDKTPGLSNLPIIGALFRSNAFQRNETELVIVITPYLVKPVNNASDIALPTDGARAPTDIDRVLLGTLSATSGGKRPVPTIARPSYVPPAIGAAAPVMPMPRSDVRRSEDDIAARPANGNGAKTKKGAVPAPGFSN; from the coding sequence ATGCGTATCGCCATGACGCGCCCAGTCGGACGGCAGATGGGTTGGCCGCTCGCGGTCGCCCTTGCCGCCGCCACCGCCGCACCATCCGTCCCCGCGCTCGCCCAGCATGCCCAGCGGGCTCAGGCTCGTACGCAGGCCGCCCCCTCGGGACTGCCCGTCGTGCAGGTCAACACCGGTCGCGGACGACTCGTCACGCTGGCGCGGCCGATGAGCGACCTGTTCGTCGCCGACGACACCATCGCCGACGTTCAGGTCCGCTCGCCGACGCAGCTCTACGTGTTCGGCAAGAAGACCGGCGAGACGACGATCTCGGCAACCGCGAAGGGCGGCGGCGTCGTCTACGCCTCGACCATTCGCGTCGGCAACAACCTCGATTCGGTGCAGCAGATGCTCGGGCTCGCGATGCCCGAAGCACAGGTCGTCGCGACGCCGATGAACGGGTTGATCCTGCTTACGGGTACAGTCGCTGCACCCGAAGATGCCGCCGAAGCCGAACGGCTGGTGCAGGCGTTCGTCGGTGATTCGACAAAGGTCCTGTCGCGACTGAAGACTGCGACGCCTTTGCAGGTGAATCTTCAGGTCCGCATTGCCGAGGTCTCTCGGAGTTTCATCAAGAACATCGGGGTAAACATACAAAGCAGGGACGGTACGGGCGGCTTCAAATTTGGCGTTGCCCAAGGCCGCGGCGCCAGCACGCAATTCCTTCCGGGCGGCACGCTGTCGACAGGCTTTACTGCCCCCACTCAAAGCGGTGTCACGCAATCGACGTTAGGCTCTACCTTCGGCCTTGCCGGCAAGCTGCTCGGGCTCGATCTCATCGGCGCGATCGACCTGGGTGAGACAATCGGTCAGGTGACGACGCTCGCCAACCCGAACTTGACTGCGCTGTCGGGCGAGACGGGCACGTTCCTCGCCGGTGGCGAAATTCCGATCCCGCTGGCGCAGGCGCTCGGCACGATCTCGGTCGAGTACAAGCAATACGGCATCAGCCTCGCCTACACGCCCACGGTCTTGTCGGATGGTCGAATCTCGCTTCGGGTACGTCCGGAGGTTTCGCAGCTCGATTATGCCAACGCGATCACGCTGAGTAGTACGCGCGTGCCCGGCATCACGACGCGTCGTACCGAGACGACGGTCGAACTCGGCTCGGGCCAGAGCATGATGATCAGCGGACTGCTGTCGAACAACAACAACAACAGCTACGACAAGACGCCGGGCCTTTCGAACCTGCCGATCATCGGCGCGCTGTTCCGCTCCAACGCGTTCCAGCGCAACGAGACCGAACTCGTAATCGTCATCACGCCGTATCTGGTGAAGCCGGTCAACAACGCCAGCGACATCGCGTTGCCGACCGATGGCGCGCGCGCGCCGACCGATATCGACCGCGTGCTGCTGGGAACGCTCAGCGCCACCAGTGGCGGCAAGCGACCTGTGCCGACGATCGCGCGGCCTTCCTATGTTCCACCGGCGATCGGTGCCGCCGCCCCGGTCATGCCGATGCCGCGTAGCGACGTCCGCCGCAGCGAGGACGATATCGCCGCGCGCCCTGCCAACGGGAATGGCGCCAAGACCAAGAAGGGCGCCGTGCCCGCGCCAGGTTTCTCGAATTGA